A DNA window from Mya arenaria isolate MELC-2E11 chromosome 17, ASM2691426v1 contains the following coding sequences:
- the LOC128223066 gene encoding flavin-containing monooxygenase 5-like produces the protein MKVAIIGAGASGLTAIKCCLDEELEPTCYERTDELGGLWNYKDEVRDGQASVMKSTVINTSKEIMCYSDFPIPAEYPVFMHNKYVLRYFHLYAQEFRLTKYIQFNTEIITLKKCRDFASTGKWLLNVKDKLTGECKELVYDAVLICTGHHANTHKPSFPGQDRFKGKIIHSHDYKNSLSYEDKRVVIVGIGNSGGDAAVELSRVASQVFLSTRRGSWILNRVAEKGMPVDMCYISRFFNALQTRFPGFIETMAKKQLNNKVDLELYSLKPKHGPFAQHPTVNDDLPNRIICGSVKVKSNIEEITETGIKFDDGTFEDDIDVLFLATGYTFGFPFLDKSVIEVENNKVELFKYMFPPDLEHHTLAVIGFIQPLGAIMPISELQCRLATRVFKGVTKLPSRSEMWSNIKGKAEAMSARYVHSPRHTIQVDYIPFLDELALLNGCKPNLVKLLLKDRALAMKCIFGPCTPYQFRLEGPGKWKGARKAIMTQWDRTLAPLKTKPIEASKKNEMLGFLWFYICFVGLFVLVLSWFKH, from the exons atGAAGGTTGCAATTATTGGAGCTGGTGCCAGCGGGCTCACGGCCATCAAGTGTTGCCTGGATGAAGAGCTTGAACCGACATGTTATGAACGGACAGATGAACTTGGGGGTCTGTGGAACTACAAAGATGAAGTGAGGGATGGCCAGGCCAGTGTTATGAAATCTACA GTGATCAACACCAGCAAGGAGATAATGTGTTACAGTGACTTTCCAATACCAGCCGAGTACCCTGTGTTCATGCACAACAAGTATGTTCTGCGGTATTTCCATCTGTATGCACAGGAGTTCAGACTAACCAAGTATATACAGTTCAACACTGAG ATAATCACGTTGAAGAAATGTAGGGATTTTGCATCTACAGGCAAATGGCTGCTAAATGTGAAAGACAAACTTACAG GTGAATGCAAGGAACTTGTATATGACGCAGTTCTGATTTGTACTGGCCACCATGCCAATACACACAAGCCATCTTTCCCTGGACAGGACAG GTTCAAAGGGAAGATAATTCATTCCCATGACTACAAGAACAGCCTCAGCTATGAGGACAAGCGGGTCGTTATTGTTGGTATCGGCAACTCTGGGGGTGATGCTGCTGTGGAACTTAGTAGAGTGGCCTCACAg GTGTTTCTGAGTACACGTCGCGGGTCCTGGATCTTGAACAGAGTCGCAGAGAAAGGCATGCCGGTCGACATGTGCTATATCAGCCGGTTCTTCAACGCCCTTCAGACACGATTTCCGGGTTTTATCGAGACCATGGCCAAAAAGCAACTCAACAATAAAGTTGATCTTGAGTTGTACTCCTTGAAACCAAAGCATGGCCCATTTGCACAACATCCAACTGTTAACGATGATTTGCCAAACAGAATTATCTGTGGTTCAGTGAAAGTGAAGTCTAATATTGAAGAAATCACAGAGACTGGTATTAAGTTTGACGACGGGACATTTGAAGATGATATAGATGTTCTATTTCTTGCCACGGGGTACACATTCGGTTTCCCCTTCCTTGACAAAAGCGTCATTGAAGTTGAGAACAATAAGGTGGAATTGTTTAAGTATATGTTTCCCCCTGACTTGGAGCATCATACTCTAGCTGTGATAGGCTTTATACAGCCGCTAGGAGCCATCATGCCCATCAGTGAACTACAGTGTCGGCTTGCCACAAGGGTTTTTAAG GGTGTCACCAAACTTCCCAGCAGGTCTGAGATGTGGTCAAATATCAAGGGGAAAGCGGAGGCCATGTCCGCACGGTACGTGCATTCGCCACGTCACACGATACAGGTGGATTACATCCCTTTCCTGGATGAGCTGGCGTTGCTGAACGGGTGTAAACCCAACCTAG TGAAGCTGCTGTTGAAGGATCGTGCTCTTGCCATGAAGTGTATATTCGGCCCCTGCACGCCCTACCAATTCCGACTAGAGGGGCCAGGCAAGTGGAAAGGCGCTAGAAAAGCCATCATGACACAGTGGGACCGTACCCTTGCGCCTTTGAAGACCAAACCCATTGAAGCGAGTAAGAAAAATGAGATGTTGGGATTTTTGTGGTTTTACATCTGTTTTGTGGGACTATTTGTTCTGGTGCTAAGCTGGTTTAAGCATTGA